Genomic segment of Clostridia bacterium:
ATGTACGGTCAAATCGCCAGCATCTATCGAGATATTTGCTGTGACGGCAATCGCTATTCGATCGACTATTCCTTCGTGGAAGTGATGATGAGCGAGGATATCTCGGACAAACAAAAGATGGCCTATATCAACAACTACGGTCAAAAGACCTACAAGGAAGCCATCAATCCTTCGTTCGAAATCGTCAAGCCCATCGGCTTCAAGGGAGGCAATCATGGCGAATAACCGCATTAACGACAGCATTACCCAAGCGTACGTCGACAAATATATGGAGTGCGGCCGCAAGGTGTCCTATACCGAGTTGACCGACATGGACGGCGTGCGTACCTATTTTTATGACGAATTGCCCCAAACGGAGGCCGAGGGCTACCCCGTGGCCAGCGAGTTTTGGCTGGACGGGAAGTCGTACGATATGCAGGCGTTCGGCGCATTGTCCGAGGAAGATAAGCGGCGCTGCCGTCTGCGCTACTACTATATGCCTTTTTACCACGAGATCTATATTGGCACTACGGGTAGCGGCAAGACCACGGGTTGCGTGGAGCCGCAGTTGAGAGCCGTGTCTACCCAGCGCAATAAGCCCAACCTGTTCCTCACCGACCCCAAGGGCGAGTTGTTCGACCGCAACGCCGTCCACCTAAAGGAGCAGGGCTACCGCTTGTATATCCTCAATTTCAAGGAATTGGGGCGTTCGGACAGATGGAATCCCTTGTGGGAGATATACGACCTCAACCGCGAGGCCAACGAGTGTATGGGCAACGTGAAAGAGTGCGCTACCGCTTCGTTGCCCGCCGCGTGCAGGTTGGCGTGCCCCAAAGAGGGGTACGGGGCGACTTGTTTCGTCTATAAGGACAAGGCGTATCCTACCCGAGAAGAGGCCGACGCTGTGGCCAACTTCGACAAAGAGATATTGACGGTGGATATCGACAGCCGTATCAATCAGCTGGTCAATATGTTCATCACCGTGCAGACGGTCAAGGACCCCACGTGGGAGTACGGGGCGCAAGAGGCGCTGAAGGGTATTTTGTGCGCTATGCTCGAGGACTCGGTCGGCGACCCCGCTTTTACGCGCGAGATGATGTCCATCAAGACCATACAGGACTACTATTTGTCTTTGCACGACGTGATCGTTTCGTCGGACGGGGAGAATAAACTCAAAAATCACCCCTTGATGCGCGGCAAGTCTCCGCGCGTGCTGTCCAATCTGCACAGTATGTTCGACAACGCCCCGCGCACGATGCGGTCGTATTGCGGCGTATTCGATAACTGTATGCGCGAGTGGTTTTCGGGGCATATCCTGGCGCTCACTACGGGCAATACGGTCGAATTGCTGTCCGAGGACGACAGCCCCTTCGCTATCTTCGTGGTGACGCGCGATTATGAGAAAAGCGATTTCCAGGTCGCGGGGCTCTTTATCGATTGGGTGTACCGCAAGATGCTGGAAGCCTACGAGGCGGGGCGCACCAAGCGAAGTTTGCACTTTATGCTGGACGAGTTCGGCAATATCCCGCCCATTCGTAATTTCGAGAATAAGATCGCCACGGCGCGCAGCCGCAATATATGGTTTCATCTGGCCGTGCAGTCCTACAAGCAGATGGACGCCGTGTACGGCAAAGACCAATCCTGTATCATTCGGGATAACTGCAATTCGCAGGTGTTTTTGGGCTCGCAAAACTACGAAACGAAGGAGATTTTCTCCAAAGAATGCGGTATGCATTGCATACCAGACCTCGTGGGAATGTTCAACAACACGCATAGTATCAAGTGCGTGCCGTTGGTGCCTATGACGGACTTGGAGAGCCTGTCGGCGGGCGATACCATCATCAAACGGCTCAAATCTCCCGTGATATTCGGCAAGTATATTCGGTCGTACGTGGCGGGCGAGCAGGGCGCGTACGCGCATTTTACGGACGCCGTGGGGTTGGAGACCTTGACGCCTTCGCACTATTCGTCGTTCCTCGGCCCGCAGTACACCTATCCGCGCACCAAGCCGAACGCACAACTGCAACCCACGATTTCACGCACGTTCCGCTTTTAGCGGACGCGGGGTATAGAAAGGGCTGTTTCTCACTGGGAAACAGCCCTTTTTCGTCGCTATAATCAACGTATCTCGTTCTTTCGGGGCGTCCAAAACCCGACGAACGGTCGGATTTTTCCCGCGCGTGCGAACGGATTTCTCGCCCGTAAGGGATTATTTGCCGAAACACAGGTTGATAAAGGTGAGGGTGTCCATGTACACCTCGTCGCGGTTGGTCTCGCGCAATAGGTCGTGCCGCGCGTGGCGATAGACGCGCATAACGCACTTCTTTTTGCCCGCTTTTTGCAGGTGGGCGTGCAGTTTTTTGAGCCCCAAACCGTATTCGCACACGGGATCGCCGTCACCGCCCAACAAGAGAATGGGTAGGTCGGCGGGAATGGCGCGCATCCGCTTGGCGAAACTCGTCTTGGTGGCGCCGCGGTAAAAACTCTGCTCGAAGCCGAGGCTGAAAGAGAATTGCGCGCCGCAGTAG
This window contains:
- a CDS encoding type IV secretory system conjugative DNA transfer family protein codes for the protein MANNRINDSITQAYVDKYMECGRKVSYTELTDMDGVRTYFYDELPQTEAEGYPVASEFWLDGKSYDMQAFGALSEEDKRRCRLRYYYMPFYHEIYIGTTGSGKTTGCVEPQLRAVSTQRNKPNLFLTDPKGELFDRNAVHLKEQGYRLYILNFKELGRSDRWNPLWEIYDLNREANECMGNVKECATASLPAACRLACPKEGYGATCFVYKDKAYPTREEADAVANFDKEILTVDIDSRINQLVNMFITVQTVKDPTWEYGAQEALKGILCAMLEDSVGDPAFTREMMSIKTIQDYYLSLHDVIVSSDGENKLKNHPLMRGKSPRVLSNLHSMFDNAPRTMRSYCGVFDNCMREWFSGHILALTTGNTVELLSEDDSPFAIFVVTRDYEKSDFQVAGLFIDWVYRKMLEAYEAGRTKRSLHFMLDEFGNIPPIRNFENKIATARSRNIWFHLAVQSYKQMDAVYGKDQSCIIRDNCNSQVFLGSQNYETKEIFSKECGMHCIPDLVGMFNNTHSIKCVPLVPMTDLESLSAGDTIIKRLKSPVIFGKYIRSYVAGEQGAYAHFTDAVGLETLTPSHYSSFLGPQYTYPRTKPNAQLQPTISRTFRF